The segment GGTAATGGTGCGGGCGcgcgctcacacacacacacacacacacacacacacccctctgGCTATAAGGGGTCAAAACTAACAACTTGCAATGAAATGCAGTTTTGGTGatacaaatataataattagAAGTTCTTGGTTAGATTATCATAGATATAATGTTACTTTTGATCCTGCAATGTGGACTTAAGagttttattgtgatattttttggTGCTATTGCTGGGTTGCAGAATAACATGTGAAATTCAGACGGGGGTCAGGAAGTTTATTTCTCCATTTCAAAACAGAGCAAGATTAATCACAGCGAGTATCTAATGCCCCGCATGGGCTGACACAGACGAGGCATCTTGGAAAACATACACGTATATTTAGGATATGATCCATATTGTCTCGGGGAAAATAAAGAGACTTGTCATATAATCTCGAGGATTTCTTTGATCAGGTTAGAGCAACCATTTTGGATTCTTTTGATCCTAAATGGTTGAAACTTAATAACTGCATGCTTCCAGGCTTTTGTAAACTTGCTTTTGGCTCATCGTATAATATGAAGTCTGCAGCACCAGATAGTTGGTTTATGTCGACCACCTCAACGCCGGGTAAATCCTCAAGATTATATAACGAGTCTTTTTTGCAGAGACAATATGGACCGTATTGTAAATATACGCATATATGCCTCGTCTGTTCCAGCCTGTTTAGGGCATCAGCGTTCTCTCTGTGATCCGTTAGAtaactgtatggctgtgactgcatggcacagcaTTCATTGTACCACAGACATAAATGTCGTtcttgaaaaatattcccatttACAACAGGATGAAACTTTTCTCTTGATAACTCAGGCATGCACGTAGCTTTCTGCTCTGCTCACTCTGCAGCACATTCAGTGTTTGACTGGGGCTCCTACCTGACGACTGAAGCAGCGCTGGCTGCTCCCGTCTCCGGCTTCGCGCACGTGAGTCTACCTTACCACGTCCTGCAAGTTACACACATTATGTCCTGTGTTGCTTTTAAGAACCGATTGGTTAAATATAGAGAACGTCTTCAGGTTGAAAATGCTGCTCAGACTACGTGTTGCTGCAGAGAAGAGAAAAGTGACCAGAAATGGATTATGGGTAGTTGTGAGCTCGTGTTGCGCATGAAGAAGGTGGCTCACGATCTTCCCCTCTGCAGGCTCCACTCAGCTCTGACTGGGATGATGTGGTCGTCGGGATGAAGGTGGAGGTCCTCAACACCAACGCTGTCCTGTCCAATAAAGTCTACTGGATTGCTACTGTTCTTCAGGTCGCAGGTTTGTAAAggttttctgcttatttttcaATTAATGTGCCGTCAAACCACGAGAGTTGTACTTTTTAATACCTgctaacaaatgtgtttttgtcaatTCTAAAATGTGGTgtagatgatgatgatgatgatgaaactTCATACATTTATCATCTCTGTATAACCAATATACACTTGTATGCAAAacatattcacaccctttgaacatttccatattttgacacattacaaccacaaacatgaatatatttcaGTGGAACTTTATaggaaagaccaacacaaagggGCGCACAATTGTGGAATTAGTAAGAAAAGTAAACGTGactcaaaacattgtttataacaaactgaaaagtgctgctcctcctccactctgctccttcagactagccaacagcaattagcaaacacctggtggatctgCTCATCAGtggagctcattataggagctgcttctcagtgaaacactggtaaCAATGTCGTGagagggttaatagaggagccatacTATGATTAggttcagaaagagcaggagtttcttaaagagacagatgcccaaTTTTAAGGCGTTAAATTGCATAGTCAGATTTCctttcatatttgatatatctagcatttttttaacaactgaagtaaacatagttacttgattgtgctataaaatggcaccggGTACctgaaaaaacataatactgcccctatTTGTgcttttggttgtttggtttttatttacattttatttagtttttggttgtttgaatatttaaaatatcttccagatCCAGTGCAAAGTGttctttaagaaattaaaagtttattggtctGCATTATCAGTGCAGGCTGCTACTTGAAGAAAATGGTCTCAATGCATCGCCTaccaaaatttgttattgtgacagttCTCTTATGAAAGCCACGGAAATTTGGGGTTGTAGCGAGACGGAATATGAAAACCTTCACGCCGCATCCCGAGCTGCTCTGTaatgttttgtgcttttaactCCGTCCTCCGCTCGCCTGTCTGCAGGCTACAAAGCTCTGCTTCGATACGAAGGCTACGAACACGACAGCAGCCATGACTTCTGGTGCAGCATAGTGTCGGGGGAGCTGAACCCGATCGGGTGGTGCTCCATGACCAGCAAGCTGCTGGTGCCGCCGCAAGGTGAGCtcctgcttttttccccttttcccaGATTTGAATCTTGGCTAACCGTAAAACGACGCGCGAGAAAACCACGTTCCCTAccggaaaaaacaaacaaacaaaaaactcgTCCGTTTTACAGATGCGAAGAATATCTCCGACTGGAAATTGTATCTGATGAAGAAGCTGGTGGGCTCCACCACTCTGCCCGTCGACTTCTACGTGAAGGTAGACGTTTCGCTGTTTTTGACGCGTTTCCTCTTCCCCGGAAGACGAAACTGGAGCcgaactgtttgtttttggcttCGTCAGCTGGCGGAGAGCATGAAGCCCTCGTTCAGGGTCGGCACACGCGTGGAGGTGGTGGACCCCAAACACGTGAGCCGCACCCGCCTGGCCGTCGTCGACGCCGTCGTCGGCGGCCGTCTCCGGCTGGTGTACGCTGACCAGAGCGACGTCCCCGACAACGTGGTCTTCGACTTCTGGTGCCACATGTGGAGTCCTCTTGTCCACCCGCTGGGCTGGTCCAAGACCGTGGGTCACACCATTAAAGCATATGGTGAGTTCAAAAGCGGGGAAAAACAtgggattatttatttatttttcatactgAGTGTTGAGCTTTATCTATAAATGTCATGTGtttgaaagttttcttttcGTTCTTTTTACATGTTCATGGGGAGCTGCatttggattattattattgttatcgCTGCATATTAATGAATTCTTGTCACAATGGAGATCTTAACAGACCATAATGGCATATCACTGCACTGCTGTGGCGGTTTCCGCTAAGATTGCCATTTCTTATTTCCACTTTGTTGTGTATTGCGTGTAAAGTTAGAAACAACTCAGTcatggaaacataaaaaaaaactgttcatttgACTTGTGGATAATAGCTTACAAtagtgaagtttttttttcttcttatttttactgTCAGTTACTCAGTTGTCTTGTTTATAGGAAGCAACATGGAAGCTTCAAGCAACCCAAAGGGAAACAGTGAAAATATGTTCCAGGGCCTCTTTAAAAAGGTAAGCTGCATCTCTAATGCTAAAATGTTTGACTCCTGTCTCACATTCTGTAAAGAGGTGGCATCCcaactttggaaaaaataaataaataagaaaaatactaTAACCTAgcatcacaaaaaatatattgtgaatAATATTTACCTGTTAAACTCATCATGGATCcggtaaatattttattaaaacaaataaggtTATCGGATGTCTAAAGCATAGCAGATGTTTAACTTGAAAAGCCAGTGTGCTTTAGTCAAATTCAGTTTGCAACACATTCTTTATTTAGgctaaattaaagaaaaaaagttttgaaagcACTTATGATAAAtcaaaagcagatttgggtgCAACAAAGTCTGCTTTGGAGTAAAATTCATTAGATAAATGTGATCCTTTTAAGATTAAAGCGAACTCTGAAAACATTCTTTATTAAAGGACCGACACGTtgtgttctttttgtttcccaTTGTAAGAAAGTTAAAACTTGTGTGTAACAATTTTGCcctaattattaataaaatatctgaCTCAACCAGCTGGGCTGGGGAAACTTGGAGATTcctactttaaaatgtttgtgctgctttaaCTCACCACTAGTTGGCGGTGTTTTCCTGCCTTTGGTTATGTTTTGTAgggtttcccccccccccataaACTTGTGTCTTCTAAAGGTTTACTTGCTTGGATGATTTCAGCTGTTCTAGTTTCAAATTGTCAGATGTAAAAGAATCTTAAATTCTTGTTTGtatgaattgaaaatgttttcgtGCGACCTGCAGCCCAGGATCGTCTACATGGGGGAGGGATTCTTTGAGGAGGGAATGAAGCTGGAAGCCATTGATCCTCTGAATCTAGGAAACATCTGTGTCGCCACTGTTCACAAGGTAACAAagctttattagtttttctgtttggggGTGGCACTCGCGTCTGATTGGTCAGCTCTGCCTTCATCAGAATCAATACCTCTGCCTTGTACCTGGTCATCTGCAGGTGCTGCTGGACGGTTACCTCATGGTGGGCATCGACGGGACAGAGCTGAACAACGGCGCCGACTGGTTCTGCTACCACGCCTCCTCCCACGCCATACTGCCCATCAACTTCTGTAAAAGGAACGACATCACCCTCACCGTGCCCCGAGGTGATGGTCTGCTGCCTCATCAGCGCTCCAAACGAGTCGTTCTCCTGCGGATTGTGATTCATCAGCTTGTGGTTTTATCAAGAAACGTGATCCGTGTCTGTGTCCTGGCAGGTTCTGATCCTCAGACTTTCACCTGGGACAAATATCTGCAGGAGACAAAAGCAACGGCTGCACCAGCACGACTGTTTAACACTGTGAGTTCTGCTTTGGGAGGCAGAAGTCTGAATTTGGTCCTTGTTATATGACGGTTTGAACAGAGATGGACTAAACCACCCAGGATTACAAACTACCTTGAAAACGTCAGTTTATTGCAGGTTTTACATGGTTCACTGTTTTAAacaggcagtattatgtaaaattgactttttttcttttctttttttttttttactttatatcatgctatgttattccctcatcagaagcatacctggagtgttgccttgattctttcatgcatgtttgagaaatcctttcaactccatggcaaccattaatCTGTGCAAAAgtcctggttggacctagccccaccttctctgagctgcagtttccaagtttccgcctcacagagcagcccctCCCCTGTTtgtccctcactcagctccttcagactagccagcagcaattagcaaacacctggtggaactgctcatctactgagctcattataggagctacttctcagtgcaacgctggtaaaaacgttgtcaaagggtcaatagaggagccatgttgtgatgacttcctgaaggcggagtttcagaaggagcaggagcttcttaaagagacagagacccaatttcaaggtgctaaaatacaaagtcagatttcttctgGGTTATGTTTGACATGCAACATCTTTATAACAGATAATATACAGTAGTTacatgattgtgctataaaataggcctagaaaatacataatactgcctttttaacacacctgattcaGATGACTACAGTTTAGTGAAAGCCTGTTTATCAGCCACCAATTGTAATGAGGCTTGTTGAATCAGGACGGCTAAAATGTTCAGTTACTAGAGATATGCCTCGTAACGATTCGGAGCTGATACTGCAGCAAAATCCTAAGAGGAGCTGAATAAAAATCCTCTGCCCAGTTTCTCCACTGAAGAAAAACGTCCCCACAGCcttatgctgccaccactgtgttttaCCAGAGGTGCAGCTTAGATTCAATAACTGTTGAACAGTTGTCGTCAGTAATGAGAAGGATtatgaagttgttttaaaaaatgtttgtcccATTTAGGCTGCAGATCCTGGTAGCTCTGTTTTCTTGTTAGGCCACTTCTGAATCCAGTTTGTTGTGCTGGACTTTATTTCGGGATGTCAGAGTAACTGGGggcagaataaaaatgtaaacaagtcatcatttttctttccatttgacAATTCGTCACTTTAAATTCCAATAAGTTTGAGGAAAAGTTTTACTGGTGTAAATATTATAAACCATCACACCTtgtggtgttttttgttgtttgtttctggttgtttttcctCAGGACAACCCAGGCCACGGTTTCTCCCCCAACATGAAGCTGGAGGCCGTGGACCTGATGGAGCCGCGGCTGGTGTGCGTCGCCACGGTGAAGCGCTGCGTGGGCCGCCTCCTGCTGATCCACTTCGACGGCTGGGAGGACGAGTTCGACCAGTGGGTAGACCACCAGTCTCCGGACATCTACCCCGTCGGATGGTGCGAGCTGGTGGGCTACCAGCTGCAGCCGCCTCCAGGACTCGGTGAAAACATCTGgagagcttttctttttagtttttagcttttatttttaaccccATCTCAGCGGTGTGTTGGATAAtggaatgattttgtttttgttttccagcacaTTTGACTGAAAACCACTCGGCGCAGTACAAGAAGCCCAAACCCATCGTGCACGGCAGAAAGAGTACGTGAAACGTTTCCCCACTACACGCCAGGGTCACaatagttttggatttttttcattagatTTATTAATTACCCCATCAATAAATCTAATAGTGTGTTTTCTagttattattagttaaatGTTGCTTAGTTTTTAATTAGACTTAgtagtatatatttttttttgcattaaaatttttttgtgcagtatTCAAAAAGGTCTAATCATGTACTTGTGATCGTGGGagttacaaaaatattctgtttgggatcaataaagtatttttgaattgaatttattgTTGACCATAAATTAGACGCAGGTTGACTTTTCGGCTAACAAAAATCCATAATTCTGCTCCAGCgtgtttttgctttgtgttttataaaatatttaaatttcctcACAAATTACAGATTCAtctgctttattttcctttatttttttattctattcccTGCTTCAGGAAGAAAGTACGGTAGGAAGCGGATGATCCAGGAACAAGCGAGCGACGCCTCTAACGAGCTGCCAGAAAGTTCTCAGAGTAGTCAGCCGGAGATCCCAGCCATCAAAACTGAAGCGGAGGAACAAGAGAGTGAGTGACCGGTTGTCAGATCCGTCACTTATACATTTCAAACAACCGGCTGAACGAGGTTTGTCTCTGCAGTCGCCCCGGTCCAGGTGAAAGTGGAGGAGATGGAGACTCCTATCGAGAATCCTCACAAGACTCGGCAAGCCTCACTGAGACCCGTAAAGCAGGAGAAGACGGAGCAGCAGACGGAGTCGATGCGGACCGACAGAGAGGAGGTTGGATCTCCGAAGGAAAACTTCAGAGAAACTACCGTtcagagtgaaaacaaaaacccagaTCAAGAAGGCTTGAAGGCCGGGAGTCGAGAAAACGACAGCAGCCAGAATGAGATGTGGGAGAGCAACACTGAGCAGGACCGGGCCGGAGAAACTGAGGACATAGACGTATGAGAGGGAGAGGCTTTCACAGACAATGAAAACCTCACAAGTTTAGaacaaaatattagttttgATAAATATGTCAATGTCAATCACATCGTGTAGAGTTTAGGAACTACCTCCCTTTGACCATGTTAAAAGCATGATGGATAACTTTGGCTGTAATGAtggttcttttttatttacttctgttttaCTTTGTCTTCTGCAAATCACTTTTGTCTAAATTTCCTATCAGTTACAAATAAACCAGCTGATTTGCTGTCGTCTTTTGTGGAAGTAATACCAGATAAGTTTGTGTTTATGGGTCTGGAGCAAAAGCCGCAAAGCCAAGATGGAGTCATTTAGCTTATCCAGACAGAAACAAGCTAAGCTATTGAGCATATTAGATTAGAGTTTAATGACAATTAGTTAAAAGTTTCAAACCTTTGTCAGGATATTaatacagaattttattttgaaacaaagaacTGTCTGACATAAGTGGGGGATTTTCAACTTGTGAGAAACTGGATTAAAAATGCATGTGGTTTGATTTTAGCACCAAATTTCCAACAAAAACGTTTAGATCAACCATATTGcttatatttaaaacagaaaatacagtaCTGTAAAATTGAATAGATtagaacaggggtgtcaaactccagtcctcaagggccgctgtcctgcaacttttagatgtgcctctactgcaccacctgaatagaataattagatcattaaggctctggagaactgatctacacaaggaggaggttattaagccattttattccagtgttttgtacttgtggcacatctaaaaactgcaggacagcggccctcgaggactggagtttgacacctgtggatTAGAATATACTTTGTCTCCAAAGGGAAATATGTCTTTGGCAAAGTGCTACACAGTTATAGGAAAAAACAGAACGAAAACCAACACAGCAAGTAGACGGTGCAATGTAAGTACTAAAGTAATATGTTGCGTCATCTagaacactttattttttaatgtacagacagagacaaaaatgCAGCATCAACACCTGCTaagttattttcaattaaatgtgCTTGTTGCAAACTGCCTAAAAGTGTCCCTGCATGCGCAGTAGAGaacatagacacacacacgtCTAGATGGCaacggtggagcatagcttGTGATTTTACTAttaacttaatcctcattatcgGATGTCCACCATGGTGGTGTATTTTGGGgtttctttttatgtgtgaTGGGATCTGGATTGTCTGTTCAACTtgttgaatattaattaaactGCATAAAAATTAGATGCGACAGAGTAACCCACGTCGATGTCATTTAAATAGAATACGACAGAATATTTTTGACGGAGTCAGTTCAAATGTACGACAACAAAAAAGTCTAGCGCAACTTCTGGTTTGCGCATGCCCTGGCCCTTCGTCTACCATGGCGACAAATAACACTGACAGGGGCCCTGCATAACCTCTTGTGCTCCTTTTCCGTGCCAGTGGCCTTATGTGGAAGACTTTCTCCACCCGAACATGCCTTGAACACGTAGACATCTTTGACCTTTCGGCCCTTCACCTCAGGGGGATTAGCGCAAGTGGCTCTCACCTTGAGATTAACCTTCTCAATCCACCTAGATGAAAGAGAGGAACAGATAATGTCTAAGTTCTCCATTAGCAATGCCAAAATGTCTGCCAATGGGATATCTTTAAGTCAAAGGAGCTGCTTACAGGCGTAGCGGCAGTAGAGGGCAGTCGCACATCAGAGGGTTGTCGGCCAGGTTGATGACTTCCAGGGATGCAAGTTGATGGAAATCGGGCACCTCTTCTAACTTATTACCTTCCAGAAACAGACTCCTTAACCTTGGACCCACACCAACTAGGGAGTTCTCAGACATCTGCGGTTTGGAAAACATCATCAGAAAGCATTTTTGTGCACTTGGTTAAGCTCTTTTGGGGAGAAGCTCACCTTCTCCAGCCTCATCTTATCCAGATACAGGTCCTTCAGAGATCCGTCCAGCGGTTTAAAAGCGTTCGGGCCCACCCAGCGGATCAAATTACCGGACAGCCTGAGGTCCTCAATGTTCCTTGCCTTGCTCAGTGCCTCGGTGGGCACCTCCTTCAGCTTGTTTCCCCCCAGGTAGAGCTTTTCTAGACCACTGGCCTGATCCAAAGCCCTGGGTGAAATGTTCCCGATGTTGTTTCCAGTGAGGTAAAGAGCTCTGAGACCCAAAGCTCCAGTCAGAATACCAGCCTCCAACTTGGTGATGGCATTGTTCTCCAAGTGAAGTGCTAGCAGACTAGGCACCAATTTAAAGGCTCCTTTGGGGAAATCAGCAAAGCGATTCTTCTCCAGGTGGAGGTAAGTCAGCTGCGGCAGACCTGTGGATTCAGAAGATTAACCAAGCTTGTAATTATTGAAAGAATAAAccttatagatttttttcctcataaaaaGCACCTTTAAAGGCTTCAGGACTGAGGGACGTGAGGTCGTTCTCGGACAGGTAGAGGTATATCAGTCCCTTCATACCGCTGAAAGCCCCGACCTCCACATCCACAATCTTGCAGCGCTGCAAGTGCAGTGATACCACCTGGGCCACACCGGGGAAACTGTTGCTGGGAATGTAGTGGAAGTTATTGCCTCGCATGTCAAGAAGACGTGTCTCGGGAGAGAAACCTCGAGGCACTTTGGTGTGGCCGCGGTTCTCGCATGAAGAGTGGTGTGTCTCTGCCTGCTGGCAAACAGTTTCAGAAGTATTATTGGTAAAGACTCAAAGAcccacacagacaaacacaactACTAGTTTAATCTATCCATAAGCTGATTTTCTGTTGGTCTCATGACAGGTAGGGTAGGTTACCAGTTTACGCAAAACTAAGCGTAAATGCCTCAAACCAGCTGTCCACCAAGGTGGTGGAGGGATGATGCTTTTGACTCATTTTGAAGCCCTCCTGATCTGGGAAACAAACAAGCATGGAGTTTGCCACGAACTCTGTACGTAAATCAAATTGTTGTAGAGTCAAATGTGAAGCCATCTGTCTGATAGTTAGAGGTTTGCCCAAACGTGAGGGACACCCTAAGTTCTACACCTAAATCACATCAATGTAGCCAAAGTGCAACTGAAGTGACTGAAACACATCGAGGCCTTTATAACCGACGACACCTCAAAGTCCACAACCAAGTAAGACAGGACAATGGTTTTAAGGTATTGCTGCTGAACTTGGTTCAAGGTCCAGATGATCTAGTTTTCATAAAAACCTTAGAAATATAAGaatgtgctttctttttctgcatAACCTGTACTTGCTCTCTGGTATACTGAATCACAAGAGAGGGCAagacaaatttgaaaaagaaaaaaaaacaaagcaaaacttgAAACCTCTCATTAATCCATCCAATCCCCTTAAGTAATCCAGTCACCTCACAGACACAGTTGGCAGGACATTTGATCTTGTTTTCTGGCTCTTGGGTGGGTGGTGGAGTGATCCTGGTTGCTTCCTcaaactctgccttcagcatGGCTTCCTGGCTCTGGCAGCGCAGCTCTTTAGGGTAGACAGCCTCCAGGCTCTCCCCTGAAAGATGGGCCGGTCCTCCACACGTCCCCAGCAGCTTCACTTTGCGATAGATTGCCCACTCTCTGCAAGatggtcaaaaataaaaaaataaacatccctGTGGTTGATTAAAAACCAGCCAGTGAGTTTAGCTGCACCTGAGTGGACGCAAGTAGCAGTTGCAGTTGATGGGGTTCCCAGCCAGGCTGAGACGTGCCAGCTTGGGTGAGCCTTCAGAAAAGGGCTGAAGGACACGCAGCTGGTTATGGCTGATGTCCAGGTGTACAAGGTTGGGAGATTTCGATACAGCGGTGTTGACCAGGTCCTGCAGGGACATGTGGTCCAGGAAGAGGTGTGTCAGCTTTGCCATGGACACTGCGTTCTCTCCCAGATATGTCATGGGGTTATAGCTAAGGTCCAGACGAGTCACCTCTGGCAGCCTGGACACAGGAAGGAAGAGATGTGGAGAAGAAGAGGGAAACATCAGGATTTAAACATGTATGTTACTGCAGTGGATCTGCTGTCTGGTATCTCCTTTGGAGGATTGTCTAAGCTCCCTCCCCACTGAAAGCAGAGGTCATCTCTCCGAGCATCCTTACCTTGTCATGGTTTCAGTTGGAAAAAACTGCAGCTCGTTGTGGTCTAGGCTGAGTCGGTTGAGCGTGAACAAGCCAGCGAACGCCTCAGTGTCCAGGTAATTCAGAGAATTGTGACTGAGACGAAGCCACTTGATGTTCTGCAAGCCCTTGAAGGATGAACATTTGCTTGTATCAACGATAATGACTACAAGAGGCGCTTGTAGTCTATTTTCTGATTGGTGTGTGCGCAGTTTTCCCTTTCGGGAAATTTTTGTGATTGTGTACCTGGAAGGCCAGGTGGGGCATGTAGACCAGCTGGTTGTGGGTGACAGAGAGAAGGTTGAGGAAGCCCAGCTGAGAGAACGCTCCAGGCTTTATCTCTTCCACACGGTTATGGTCGATGAACAGCTCCTTCAGCGAGGAAAGGCCATCAAAAGATTCCTAGACTCAAAGGACATAAACCATAGTTTTACCCACTTTGCCCTAAAAACATAAGTATTATTTTGAATCTGATCTGACTATTGATCAACTGTATTCAATTCTGAATTCAtgaactggatttttttttttttgaaagtggATCTAAATTGGACTTGTCTAATCAATGGCATTTGTTGAAGAATGGTGGTGAATTTATGGCATGAAGAATGGCAGCAACTCAAAAGGGAGAAATTGGGACAGCATAGCTTATAGCTGTATCTGTGACTTTCTGATCACCTGGTAGAGGATCTCTATGTTGTTGTAGGCCAGGTTAAGGAAGACCAGGCGGCCAAGGCCACGGAAAGCCCCCTCCTTAACTCTCCGGATGTTACACCTCGGCAGCCAAAGGTGAGTCAGATAGGGAGTGTGTTTAAAAGCTCCTGAGGGAAGTTCTTGGATGTCACTGCCTCGGAGATCCAGCTTCACGGTTATCTAGAGCAAAACACATCGCAGCTGTAGCCTTACAGTTCAGTGACAAACTGTATGTGTAGAAACCctgatgagtgtgtgtgtg is part of the Xiphophorus couchianus chromosome 10, X_couchianus-1.0, whole genome shotgun sequence genome and harbors:
- the chadlb gene encoding chondroadherin-like b isoform X2, with amino-acid sequence MQWEVAGGSDKQSWFWMRHSRVKRSGVLASCSEVEMPVLDLPNPFWVLLLGLLLLCIPPSHTAKCPQQCICDQIQLKVACVNKNLTQVPSTVDEITVKLDLRGSDIQELPSGAFKHTPYLTHLWLPRCNIRRVKEGAFRGLGRLVFLNLAYNNIEILYQESFDGLSSLKELFIDHNRVEEIKPGAFSQLGFLNLLSVTHNQLVYMPHLAFQGLQNIKWLRLSHNSLNYLDTEAFAGLFTLNRLSLDHNELQFFPTETMTRLPEVTRLDLSYNPMTYLGENAVSMAKLTHLFLDHMSLQDLVNTAVSKSPNLVHLDISHNQLRVLQPFSEGSPKLARLSLAGNPINCNCYLRPLREWAIYRKVKLLGTCGGPAHLSGESLEAVYPKELRCQSQEAMLKAEFEEATRITPPPTQEPENKIKCPANCVCEAETHHSSCENRGHTKVPRGFSPETRLLDMRGNNFHYIPSNSFPGVAQVVSLHLQRCKIVDVEVGAFSGMKGLIYLYLSENDLTSLSPEAFKGLPQLTYLHLEKNRFADFPKGAFKLVPSLLALHLENNAITKLEAGILTGALGLRALYLTGNNIGNISPRALDQASGLEKLYLGGNKLKEVPTEALSKARNIEDLRLSGNLIRWVGPNAFKPLDGSLKDLYLDKMRLEKMSENSLVGVGPRLRSLFLEGNKLEEVPDFHQLASLEVINLADNPLMCDCPLLPLRLWIEKVNLKVRATCANPPEVKGRKVKDVYVFKACSGGESLPHKATGTEKEHKRLCRAPVSVICRHGRRRARACANQKLR
- the chadlb gene encoding chondroadherin-like b isoform X1; translation: MQWEVAGGSDKQSWFWMRHSRVKRSGVLASCSEVEMPVLDLPNPFWVLLLGLLLLCIPPSHTAKCPQQCICDQIQLKVACVNKNLTQVPSTVDEITVKLDLRGSDIQELPSGAFKHTPYLTHLWLPRCNIRRVKEGAFRGLGRLVFLNLAYNNIEILYQESFDGLSSLKELFIDHNRVEEIKPGAFSQLGFLNLLSVTHNQLVYMPHLAFQGLQNIKWLRLSHNSLNYLDTEAFAGLFTLNRLSLDHNELQFFPTETMTRLPEVTRLDLSYNPMTYLGENAVSMAKLTHLFLDHMSLQDLVNTAVSKSPNLVHLDISHNQLRVLQPFSEGSPKLARLSLAGNPINCNCYLRPLREWAIYRKVKLLGTCGGPAHLSGESLEAVYPKELRCQSQEAMLKAEFEEATRITPPPTQEPENKIKCPANCVCEQAETHHSSCENRGHTKVPRGFSPETRLLDMRGNNFHYIPSNSFPGVAQVVSLHLQRCKIVDVEVGAFSGMKGLIYLYLSENDLTSLSPEAFKGLPQLTYLHLEKNRFADFPKGAFKLVPSLLALHLENNAITKLEAGILTGALGLRALYLTGNNIGNISPRALDQASGLEKLYLGGNKLKEVPTEALSKARNIEDLRLSGNLIRWVGPNAFKPLDGSLKDLYLDKMRLEKMSENSLVGVGPRLRSLFLEGNKLEEVPDFHQLASLEVINLADNPLMCDCPLLPLRLWIEKVNLKVRATCANPPEVKGRKVKDVYVFKACSGGESLPHKATGTEKEHKRLCRAPVSVICRHGRRRARACANQKLR
- the chadlb gene encoding chondroadherin-like b isoform X4, with the translated sequence MGMWLQGIPVETSAGASGIKMPVLDLPNPFWVLLLGLLLLCIPPSHTAKCPQQCICDQIQLKVACVNKNLTQVPSTVDEITVKLDLRGSDIQELPSGAFKHTPYLTHLWLPRCNIRRVKEGAFRGLGRLVFLNLAYNNIEILYQESFDGLSSLKELFIDHNRVEEIKPGAFSQLGFLNLLSVTHNQLVYMPHLAFQGLQNIKWLRLSHNSLNYLDTEAFAGLFTLNRLSLDHNELQFFPTETMTRLPEVTRLDLSYNPMTYLGENAVSMAKLTHLFLDHMSLQDLVNTAVSKSPNLVHLDISHNQLRVLQPFSEGSPKLARLSLAGNPINCNCYLRPLREWAIYRKVKLLGTCGGPAHLSGESLEAVYPKELRCQSQEAMLKAEFEEATRITPPPTQEPENKIKCPANCVCEAETHHSSCENRGHTKVPRGFSPETRLLDMRGNNFHYIPSNSFPGVAQVVSLHLQRCKIVDVEVGAFSGMKGLIYLYLSENDLTSLSPEAFKGLPQLTYLHLEKNRFADFPKGAFKLVPSLLALHLENNAITKLEAGILTGALGLRALYLTGNNIGNISPRALDQASGLEKLYLGGNKLKEVPTEALSKARNIEDLRLSGNLIRWVGPNAFKPLDGSLKDLYLDKMRLEKMSENSLVGVGPRLRSLFLEGNKLEEVPDFHQLASLEVINLADNPLMCDCPLLPLRLWIEKVNLKVRATCANPPEVKGRKVKDVYVFKACSGGESLPHKATGTEKEHKRLCRAPVSVICRHGRRRARACANQKLR
- the chadlb gene encoding chondroadherin-like b isoform X3, giving the protein MGMWLQGIPVETSAGASGIKMPVLDLPNPFWVLLLGLLLLCIPPSHTAKCPQQCICDQIQLKVACVNKNLTQVPSTVDEITVKLDLRGSDIQELPSGAFKHTPYLTHLWLPRCNIRRVKEGAFRGLGRLVFLNLAYNNIEILYQESFDGLSSLKELFIDHNRVEEIKPGAFSQLGFLNLLSVTHNQLVYMPHLAFQGLQNIKWLRLSHNSLNYLDTEAFAGLFTLNRLSLDHNELQFFPTETMTRLPEVTRLDLSYNPMTYLGENAVSMAKLTHLFLDHMSLQDLVNTAVSKSPNLVHLDISHNQLRVLQPFSEGSPKLARLSLAGNPINCNCYLRPLREWAIYRKVKLLGTCGGPAHLSGESLEAVYPKELRCQSQEAMLKAEFEEATRITPPPTQEPENKIKCPANCVCEQAETHHSSCENRGHTKVPRGFSPETRLLDMRGNNFHYIPSNSFPGVAQVVSLHLQRCKIVDVEVGAFSGMKGLIYLYLSENDLTSLSPEAFKGLPQLTYLHLEKNRFADFPKGAFKLVPSLLALHLENNAITKLEAGILTGALGLRALYLTGNNIGNISPRALDQASGLEKLYLGGNKLKEVPTEALSKARNIEDLRLSGNLIRWVGPNAFKPLDGSLKDLYLDKMRLEKMSENSLVGVGPRLRSLFLEGNKLEEVPDFHQLASLEVINLADNPLMCDCPLLPLRLWIEKVNLKVRATCANPPEVKGRKVKDVYVFKACSGGESLPHKATGTEKEHKRLCRAPVSVICRHGRRRARACANQKLR